GGGTCGAGGCGGCGGCCGTCCTCCGCCACGAGGACGAGACGTCCGTCGCCGTCGCGCTCGATCGCCTGCGTGCGGAAGCCGGTGACGGCGTCGGCGTGGCCCTCGTCCACGGCGGCCTTGGCGGCGAGGCCGAGGGCGCCGCGGGCGGGGAGCTGGTCGGCGCTGCCGCCGCCGAAGGTGGCGCCGGACAGACCGCGGCGGAGGATCCAGAGCGCCTTCGTCCCGTCCTCCTCGTCGCGGGCGAGTGCGGCGAGGGAGGCGAGTGCGGTGAAGGCGGAGGCGCCGGAGCCGATGACGGCGGTGCGCCTGCCCACGTACCGGGTGCGGACGGCGGGGTCGGCGAGGTCGGGCACGCGGTACGAGATGCGGTCGGCGGCGGCGCGTTCGCCGAGGGCCGGGAGGCCGTCGGCGCCGGCGGGGCTGGGGAGGGTCCAGGTGCCGGAGGCGTCGAGGACGGCGCGGGCGGTGATCCGCTCCTCGCGCCCGTCGGCGTACGTGACGTGGACGGCGAACGGCTGGGCGTCGCGGTCGGCGTCGACGATCCGGTCCCGGCCTGCGCGGGAGACGCCGGTGACGCGGGCGCCGGTGCGGACGCGGTCGCCGAGGACGTCGGCGAGCGGCTGGAGGTAGCGGTCGGCCCAGTCGCCGCCGGTGGGATACGCGGCCTGGTCCGGCTTCACCCAGCCGGTGGGGGCCAGCAGCTTCTCCGCCGCCGGGTCGGTGACCTCGCTCCAGGGCGAGAAGAGCCGGACGTGCGCCCACTCGCGCACCGCCGCGCCCGCCCGCGCGCCGGCCTCCAGGACCAGGGGTTCCAGGCCGCGGTCGACGAGGTGGGCGGCGGCGGCCAGGCCCACGGGGCCGGCCCCGATGACCACGACGGGCAGATGCTCGGTGGCGGTGGCGTTCATGACGAGTCCCCTTGTGTTTCGACGTCCGTCGATCTCTTGCGCCCTCAGGATGCATCGGATATCGATGGGCGTCAACATAGACATACATCAAATTGGGTGTGCTCATGGAGCACGTCGACGTCGCCGTCATCGGAGCCGGGCGGTCTCACCCCGTTCTCGCCCGCCCGGTGCAGCTCGCTTCCGGGGTCGCCCTTCGGAGGCGACGAGGCGACCCGGACCGCTACCCGCCCCGGGACGAAGGAGTGGCCTACCTGACGCGCTACGCCGAGCGCCCGGGCGCCGACCTCCGCACCGGTCACCGCGTCACCGCGGTCCGCCCGGCCGGGGAGGGGTCCGCGCTCGACCTCGACAGCGGACGGACACCGGGCGCCG
The Streptomyces roseofulvus genome window above contains:
- a CDS encoding NAD(P)-binding domain-containing protein, with amino-acid sequence MNATATEHLPVVVIGAGPVGLAAAAHLVDRGLEPLVLEAGARAGAAVREWAHVRLFSPWSEVTDPAAEKLLAPTGWVKPDQAAYPTGGDWADRYLQPLADVLGDRVRTGARVTGVSRAGRDRIVDADRDAQPFAVHVTYADGREERITARAVLDASGTWTLPSPAGADGLPALGERAAADRISYRVPDLADPAVRTRYVGRRTAVIGSGASAFTALASLAALARDEEDGTKALWILRRGLSGATFGGGSADQLPARGALGLAAKAAVDEGHADAVTGFRTQAIERDGDGRLVLVAEDGRRLDPVDEVVVLTGLRPDLSFLDELRLGLDDRLQAPTALAPLIDPNQHSCGTVYPHGHRELAHPEQGVYLVGMKSYGRAPTFLALTGYEQVRSVAAALAGDHDSADRVELTLPETGVCGGSGLYDTPAPQSDAAAGCCAPPPAPHLVQLGGPAALPLATEQPAGGCCGS